A part of Cardiocondyla obscurior isolate alpha-2009 linkage group LG23, Cobs3.1, whole genome shotgun sequence genomic DNA contains:
- the LOC139111322 gene encoding protein FAM151B isoform X2: MCDKNCSSICDPSEFFADVKSNLTKIVWAHAVNSEKELKNALSSENVMMLEADVVMGTINRNSTPIMAHPPSTKSDLSLEQFLNITSENGTKGIKLDFKTNEAFKNSIPILEKWRPTLKYPVFLNADILPGPVNATTTPVDAKEFLTGAIATLPEAVLSVGWTTRYGMLTNITEGRYSKEQLKQMVDTLKENKVTQPVTYPVRAGLVTKDIDAMNELLKNTTFAKATLTIWSSEGDSVNAQQLSELIEKVGIDKVYLDVPNNLKKELQKVSSGSTMTSAMSLGASLVLLALSQML, from the exons ATGTGCGACAAGAACTGCTCGAGCATATGCGACCCGAGCGAGTTCTTCGCCGATGTCAAAAGCAATCTCACGAAGATCGTCTGGGCGCACGCCGTCAACAGCGAGAAGGAATTAAAGAATGCACTTTCGTCAG AGAACGTCATGATGCTGGAGGCCGACGTCGTGATGGGTACTATCAACCGCAATAGCACTCCGATAATGGCGCATCCACCGTCAACCAAGAGCGATCTGTCGCTCGAGCAATTCCTCAACATCACCTCCGAAAACGGTACAAAGGGCATCAAGCTGGATTTCAAGACCAACGAAGCTTTCAAAAACAGCATACCCATCCTCGAGAAGTGGCGCCCGACG CTCAAGTACCCAGTTTTCCTGAACGCGGATATTCTTCCGGGACCGGTCAACGCTACTACCACCCCGGTTGACGCGAAGGAGTTTCTGACGGGAGCCATCGCCACTTTACCGGAGGCTGTTCTTTCTGTGGGCTGGACTACCAG GTACGGAATGTTAACCAACATCACCGAGGGTCGATACAGCAAGGAGCAGCTGAAACAGATGGTCGATACTCTCAAAGAGAATAAAGTCACGCAGCCGGTAACTTATCCCGTCCGAGCTGGCCTAGTGACGAAAGATATCGATGCTATGAACGAGTTGCTGAAGAATACTACGTTCGCGAAAGCGACCCTGACGATCTGGTCGTCGGAGGGCGATTCCGTCAACGCCCAGCAGCTTTCCGAGCTGATCGAAAAAGTGGGGATCGACAAGGTCTACCTAGACGTACCGAATAACTTGAAGAAAGAGCTCCAAAAAGTATCGAGCGGGTCTACGATGACGTCCGCGATGAGCTTGGGCGCATCGCTGGTGCTTCTGGCACTGTCGCAGATGCTGTAA
- the LOC139111322 gene encoding protein FAM151B isoform X1 produces MASTTIATVVLLAVIQAAMCDKNCSSICDPSEFFADVKSNLTKIVWAHAVNSEKELKNALSSENVMMLEADVVMGTINRNSTPIMAHPPSTKSDLSLEQFLNITSENGTKGIKLDFKTNEAFKNSIPILEKWRPTLKYPVFLNADILPGPVNATTTPVDAKEFLTGAIATLPEAVLSVGWTTRYGMLTNITEGRYSKEQLKQMVDTLKENKVTQPVTYPVRAGLVTKDIDAMNELLKNTTFAKATLTIWSSEGDSVNAQQLSELIEKVGIDKVYLDVPNNLKKELQKVSSGSTMTSAMSLGASLVLLALSQML; encoded by the exons ATGGCGAGTACCACGATTGCGACGGTCGTTCTACTAGCGGTGATTC AGGCTGCCATGTGCGACAAGAACTGCTCGAGCATATGCGACCCGAGCGAGTTCTTCGCCGATGTCAAAAGCAATCTCACGAAGATCGTCTGGGCGCACGCCGTCAACAGCGAGAAGGAATTAAAGAATGCACTTTCGTCAG AGAACGTCATGATGCTGGAGGCCGACGTCGTGATGGGTACTATCAACCGCAATAGCACTCCGATAATGGCGCATCCACCGTCAACCAAGAGCGATCTGTCGCTCGAGCAATTCCTCAACATCACCTCCGAAAACGGTACAAAGGGCATCAAGCTGGATTTCAAGACCAACGAAGCTTTCAAAAACAGCATACCCATCCTCGAGAAGTGGCGCCCGACG CTCAAGTACCCAGTTTTCCTGAACGCGGATATTCTTCCGGGACCGGTCAACGCTACTACCACCCCGGTTGACGCGAAGGAGTTTCTGACGGGAGCCATCGCCACTTTACCGGAGGCTGTTCTTTCTGTGGGCTGGACTACCAG GTACGGAATGTTAACCAACATCACCGAGGGTCGATACAGCAAGGAGCAGCTGAAACAGATGGTCGATACTCTCAAAGAGAATAAAGTCACGCAGCCGGTAACTTATCCCGTCCGAGCTGGCCTAGTGACGAAAGATATCGATGCTATGAACGAGTTGCTGAAGAATACTACGTTCGCGAAAGCGACCCTGACGATCTGGTCGTCGGAGGGCGATTCCGTCAACGCCCAGCAGCTTTCCGAGCTGATCGAAAAAGTGGGGATCGACAAGGTCTACCTAGACGTACCGAATAACTTGAAGAAAGAGCTCCAAAAAGTATCGAGCGGGTCTACGATGACGTCCGCGATGAGCTTGGGCGCATCGCTGGTGCTTCTGGCACTGTCGCAGATGCTGTAA